One stretch of Streptomyces agglomeratus DNA includes these proteins:
- a CDS encoding IS630 family transposase (programmed frameshift) translates to MRYSEGGGLTAERRAFREEIRLQAGQRFAAGEKTAVIAKDLRVSVRSVERWRRAWREGGMEGLRSAGPANSPAITDAQFTVLEEELGKGPATHGFEDERWTLVRVQAVIRRRLRVSLSVATVWRLLKRHGWSWQAPARRALERDEHAVELWKKEVWPRVKGSRRPLGPGSFFEDEAGFSMTPPRARTWGRRGHTPVIRVRGRSRRRTSVAALCCYKAGEKSRLIHRPRTHLLLKGARKSFSWQDYRDLLVRAHIQLDGPIVVVWDNLNTHLAAGLKRYEAEHDWLTTVRLPPYAPDLNPVEAVWSLVRRAMANTAFTTPDDLDRKLRSELRRIQLRPRLIDGCLTATRLAINPPTPP, encoded by the exons ATGAGGTATTCGGAGGGTGGGGGCCTGACCGCTGAGCGTCGGGCGTTTCGTGAGGAGATCCGGCTTCAGGCCGGGCAACGGTTCGCGGCGGGTGAGAAGACCGCGGTGATCGCGAAGGACTTGCGAGTGAGCGTGCGGTCGGTGGAACGCTGGCGCCGTGCCTGGCGCGAGGGCGGCATGGAGGGCCTGCGTTCTGCGGGTCCGGCGAACTCACCGGCCATCACCGATGCCCAGTTCACTGTGCTGGAGGAGGAACTCGGCAAAGGCCCGGCGACGCACGGCTTCGAAGACGAACGCTGGACCCTGGTCCGGGTCCAGGCGGTGATCCGCCGTCGGCTGCGAGTGAGCCTGTCGGTGGCGACGGTGTGGCGGCTACTGAAACGGCACGGCTGGTCCTGGCAGGCGCCCGCCCGCAGAGCACTGGAGCGTGACGAGCACGCGGTGGAGCTGTGGAAGAAGGAGGTGTGGCCCCGGGTAAAAGGCTCGCGGCGGCCTCTGGGGCCTGGATCGT TCTTCGAGGACGAGGCCGGCTTCTCGATGACGCCGCCCCGTGCCCGCACCTGGGGCCGGCGCGGGCATACCCCCGTCATCCGCGTGCGTGGCAGGTCCCGCCGCCGGACCTCGGTTGCCGCGCTGTGTTGCTACAAGGCCGGCGAGAAGAGCCGTCTCATCCACCGGCCCCGCACGCACCTCCTGCTCAAGGGCGCCCGCAAGAGCTTCTCCTGGCAGGACTATCGCGACCTCCTGGTGCGGGCACACATCCAACTCGACGGACCGATCGTGGTGGTCTGGGACAATCTCAACACTCATCTGGCCGCGGGGCTGAAGCGGTACGAGGCCGAACACGACTGGCTCACCACCGTCCGGCTTCCGCCGTATGCACCCGACCTGAATCCCGTCGAGGCCGTCTGGTCACTCGTGCGCAGAGCAATGGCCAACACCGCTTTCACCACACCCGACGACCTCGACCGCAAGCTCCGCAGCGAGTTACGCAGGATCCAACTCCGACCCCGTCTCATCGACGGCTGCCTCACCGCCACAAGACTGGCCATCAACCCACCGACCCCACCCTGA
- a CDS encoding DUF1266 domain-containing protein: MNTNQPHPPHIPHGHGYPASWAAPSETERLLHEAGMRGDVAGQLRVLAGAELYIGAPKAEVDAAPDRVTWRSHWNPAGWSCKPVLTRGMLPPWHPEWVFHGVSLQWISKFDWDPNELLAVNGGTPAQVLLAATPQDRKAWRRYCVPSDQPDGARLIGLRHGALQGPLAYGLACGVHLAIVNDVPWNEVGTVYHEYSNELSFLRKIWGITERSEWQAQLGYLLDARNSPPEPDFALRVREELRAGLGEMPTADLWRETAAGHAQDLGAGQAKVKDIEDLVRRIIRYEARFRADGLLPPDGRVTTTVAYDYGRAVNLARWGLSARFCNPHEAEQAIVHAGALSKSAYHSWQDFSAAYALGRVLRFDDEKYGKWYEQNLIAHRLLTENEGSPWRNIPWR, encoded by the coding sequence ATGAACACGAACCAGCCCCATCCCCCACACATCCCGCACGGGCATGGGTACCCCGCCTCTTGGGCGGCACCATCCGAGACTGAGCGCCTGCTGCACGAAGCGGGGATGCGCGGCGACGTGGCCGGGCAGCTGCGGGTGCTGGCCGGCGCCGAGCTCTACATCGGCGCGCCGAAGGCCGAGGTCGACGCCGCTCCCGACAGGGTCACCTGGCGCTCGCACTGGAACCCGGCCGGGTGGAGCTGCAAGCCGGTCCTCACTCGCGGAATGCTGCCGCCGTGGCATCCCGAATGGGTGTTCCACGGCGTCTCTCTCCAGTGGATATCCAAGTTCGACTGGGACCCAAATGAGCTGCTGGCGGTCAACGGCGGCACTCCGGCACAGGTCCTCCTCGCCGCCACGCCCCAGGACCGCAAGGCATGGCGCCGGTACTGCGTCCCGAGCGATCAGCCGGACGGGGCCCGCCTGATCGGGCTTCGGCATGGCGCGCTCCAAGGGCCGCTCGCCTACGGCCTCGCCTGCGGCGTGCACCTGGCGATCGTGAACGATGTGCCGTGGAACGAGGTCGGCACCGTCTACCACGAGTACTCCAACGAGCTCAGCTTTCTGCGCAAGATCTGGGGCATCACCGAACGCTCCGAGTGGCAAGCCCAGTTGGGCTACCTTCTGGACGCGCGCAACAGCCCGCCGGAGCCCGACTTCGCCCTGCGGGTACGTGAAGAGCTGCGGGCCGGTCTCGGTGAGATGCCGACGGCTGATCTGTGGCGCGAGACAGCCGCGGGACACGCCCAAGACCTGGGAGCGGGGCAGGCCAAGGTCAAGGACATCGAGGACCTGGTGCGACGCATCATCCGCTACGAGGCCCGGTTCCGCGCCGACGGGCTGCTCCCGCCGGACGGCAGGGTCACCACCACAGTCGCCTACGACTACGGGCGCGCCGTGAACCTGGCCCGCTGGGGCCTGTCAGCCCGGTTCTGCAACCCGCACGAGGCCGAACAAGCGATCGTGCACGCCGGAGCACTGAGCAAGTCGGCCTACCACTCATGGCAAGACTTCTCCGCCGCCTACGCACTCGGCAGAGTGCTGCGCTTCGACGACGAAAAGTACGGGAAATGGTACGAACAGAACCTCATTGCCCACCGTCTCCTGACAGAGAATGAGGGCAGCCCATGGCGGAACATACCCTGGCGCTGA